A genomic segment from Streptomyces antibioticus encodes:
- the ftsY gene encoding signal recognition particle-docking protein FtsY, with amino-acid sequence METVILAVVIAVLVLGVLGGLVVGSRRKKSLPPPPPAAPDITAPPAEPQVGDEAETPRDEPRRTIEEVDLPDGGGPAGVTVEEPPADLTAEAPEIEIPEPTAGRLVRLRARLSRSQNALGKGLLTLLSREHLDDDTWEEIEDTLLTADVGVMPTQELVERLRERVKVLGTRTPAELRTLLREELLKLVGTDVDRTVKTEPEDRKPGIVMVVGVNGTGKTTTTGKLARVLVADGRTVVLGAADTFRAAAADQLQTWGERVGAHTVRGPEAGDPASVAFDAVKEGKEMGVDVVLIDTAGRLHTKTGLMDELGKVKRVVEKHAPLDEVLLVLDATTGQNGLVQARVFAEVVDITGIVLTKLDGTAKGGIVIAVQRELNVPVKLIGLGEGPDDLAPFEPEAFVDALIGD; translated from the coding sequence ATGGAAACCGTCATCCTTGCTGTAGTCATCGCCGTGCTGGTGCTCGGTGTGCTCGGCGGGCTCGTCGTCGGCAGCCGGCGGAAGAAGTCGCTGCCCCCGCCGCCCCCCGCAGCGCCCGACATCACCGCACCCCCGGCCGAGCCGCAGGTCGGCGACGAGGCCGAGACACCGCGCGACGAACCGCGCCGCACGATCGAGGAGGTGGACCTACCCGACGGCGGCGGCCCGGCCGGGGTCACGGTCGAGGAACCGCCCGCCGACCTCACCGCCGAGGCTCCGGAGATCGAGATCCCGGAGCCCACCGCAGGGCGGCTCGTCCGCCTGCGCGCCCGTCTCTCCCGCTCCCAGAACGCCCTCGGCAAGGGCCTGCTCACGCTGCTCTCGCGCGAGCACCTGGACGACGACACCTGGGAGGAGATCGAGGACACCCTCCTCACCGCCGACGTCGGCGTCATGCCCACCCAGGAACTGGTCGAACGGCTGCGCGAGCGGGTCAAGGTGCTCGGCACCCGCACCCCCGCGGAACTGCGCACCCTGCTGCGCGAGGAACTGCTCAAGCTGGTCGGCACCGACGTCGACCGCACGGTGAAGACCGAGCCCGAGGACCGCAAGCCCGGCATCGTGATGGTCGTCGGCGTCAACGGCACCGGCAAGACCACCACCACCGGCAAGCTCGCCCGCGTGCTCGTCGCCGACGGCCGTACGGTCGTCCTCGGCGCCGCCGACACCTTCCGGGCCGCCGCCGCCGACCAGCTCCAGACCTGGGGCGAGCGGGTCGGCGCCCACACCGTGCGCGGGCCGGAGGCGGGCGACCCCGCGTCCGTCGCCTTCGACGCGGTGAAGGAGGGCAAGGAGATGGGGGTCGACGTCGTCCTCATCGACACCGCCGGCCGCCTCCACACCAAGACCGGCCTCATGGACGAGCTGGGCAAGGTCAAGCGGGTCGTCGAGAAGCACGCCCCGCTCGACGAGGTGCTGCTCGTCCTGGACGCGACCACCGGACAGAACGGCCTGGTGCAGGCCCGCGTCTTCGCCGAGGTCGTCGACATCACCGGCATCGTGCTGACCAAGCTCGACGGCACGGCCAAGGGCGGCATCGTGATCGCCGTCCAGCGCGAGCTGAACGTCCCCGTCAAGCTCATCGGGCTCGGCGAGGGCCCCGACGACCTCGCGCCGTTCGAGCCGGAGGCGTTCGTCGACGCCCTGATCGGTGACTGA
- a CDS encoding bifunctional DNA primase/polymerase, producing MGFTIGGIREIRSGARRRGRSSECTAVAEFTGLWGWDVVPGARAAAGVCSCGRPSCREPGAHPLIFAPQVPAGATLDDVTRAWSEYPGAAVMLPVGQAFDVIEVAAPAGRRALVRLERMGLPLGPVTVTPEGRTQFFVAPGAAAELTGLLYRMGWDDPGSLDLRGIGPGAFITAPPSDRGGLGPVRWLRPPALDSASRPPEARLLLGTLAYVAHRSRA from the coding sequence ATGGGCTTCACGATCGGCGGCATCCGCGAGATCCGCTCCGGCGCGCGCAGGCGCGGTCGCTCGTCCGAGTGCACCGCCGTCGCCGAGTTCACGGGACTGTGGGGCTGGGACGTGGTGCCGGGCGCCCGCGCCGCGGCCGGCGTCTGCTCGTGCGGCCGCCCCTCCTGCCGCGAGCCCGGCGCGCATCCCCTGATCTTCGCCCCGCAGGTGCCGGCCGGCGCCACGCTCGACGACGTCACCCGGGCCTGGTCCGAGTATCCGGGCGCCGCGGTGATGCTGCCGGTCGGGCAGGCGTTCGACGTGATCGAGGTGGCCGCCCCTGCCGGGCGCCGCGCGCTGGTCCGGCTGGAGCGGATGGGGCTGCCGCTCGGTCCGGTCACCGTCACGCCCGAGGGCCGCACCCAGTTCTTCGTCGCCCCCGGCGCCGCCGCCGAGCTGACCGGGCTCCTCTACCGCATGGGGTGGGACGACCCGGGCTCCCTCGATCTGCGCGGCATCGGCCCCGGCGCGTTCATCACCGCCCCGCCCTCCGACCGGGGCGGCCTCGGCCCGGTTCGCTGGCTGCGCCCGCCCGCGCTGGACTCGGCGAGCCGGCCCCCGGAGGCCCGGCTGCTGCTGGGCACGCTGGCGTACGTGGCACACCGGTCACGGGCGTAG